Proteins encoded within one genomic window of Candidatus Syntrophocurvum alkaliphilum:
- a CDS encoding DUF4397 domain-containing protein: MENNKSLIRVLHASPCTPPVDVYADGNLIVENLAYKDITDYLPVEPGMYNIQVFPTGVKKKPVIDVEFEILPDTVFTLTAIGVLPDVSLLPIASEYQHIEPSRAIVRFAHLVPDAPNVDIGLLESDAILFSDVAFTEVTDYIAVDSGVYDFEVRPASSDVILLNVYDILFEPGKAYTLYAVGLLEDEPPLQAIYFEDFIPWLGRHSEDNEAKDESEVSNEDIDEERDDEENIETVIEENIVEPKEEPIELPRQEDISDESEEIVNVEEPQVTEIVDENTIPINNKVNSVKINFIYR, from the coding sequence TTGGAAAATAATAAGTCACTAATTAGAGTGCTACATGCTTCACCATGTACCCCACCAGTTGATGTATATGCTGATGGCAATCTAATAGTTGAAAACCTGGCTTATAAAGATATAACTGATTATCTTCCTGTTGAGCCAGGGATGTATAATATTCAGGTATTCCCTACTGGAGTAAAGAAAAAACCAGTTATAGATGTCGAATTTGAGATTTTACCTGATACTGTATTTACTCTAACTGCTATTGGTGTTTTACCTGATGTTAGCTTACTTCCAATTGCAAGTGAATATCAGCATATTGAACCAAGTAGAGCAATAGTCAGATTTGCTCATTTAGTACCAGATGCGCCTAATGTAGATATTGGGCTACTAGAAAGTGATGCTATATTATTTAGTGATGTTGCATTCACAGAAGTCACAGACTATATCGCAGTTGATTCTGGAGTATATGATTTTGAAGTTCGCCCTGCAAGCTCCGATGTCATTTTACTAAATGTATATGACATTTTATTTGAACCAGGAAAAGCTTATACTCTATATGCAGTCGGACTCCTCGAGGATGAACCACCATTACAAGCTATATACTTTGAAGATTTTATACCTTGGCTTGGCAGACATAGTGAAGATAATGAAGCTAAGGACGAAAGTGAAGTAAGTAATGAAGATATTGATGAAGAACGTGATGATGAAGAAAATATTGAAACAGTAATTGAAGAAAATATAGTAGAACCTAAAGAAGAACCTATTGAATTACCTAGGCAAGAAGATATAAGCGATGAAAGTGAAGAAATTGTTAATGTTGAAGAGCCCCAAGTGACAGAAATTGTAGACGAAAATACTATACCCATAAATAATAAAGTTAATTCAGTTAAAATTAACTTTATTTACCGTTAG
- a CDS encoding uracil-xanthine permease family protein, whose amino-acid sequence MDFKYKLEDRPPIGELLLFGLQWLILAIPPLIIIGIVVASLHFTDISAQIIYMQKVFFVMSVLLLVQLFWGHRLPLITGPAGVLLIGIIATQAETMSTVYTSIFIGGFVLAFLAITGLFNFIKMLFTSRVIAVILLLIAFTLTPTIMDLIIDINSTVSPTINLIFALLFILVIFLISKYISGILKSTLVIWAIIFGSLLYTFIFPQYNYVIDFANLNLISWYITPVDFKFSINISVILAFLVSFLALSINDLGSIQSTGSIVQADNMDKRTTKGIFFTGVGNMLAGLYGVIGPVNFSLSPGIITATSCASRYTLIPAGLGLLLLSFSPLFIGLITNIPSVIIGSVLIYLMTSQVAAGLMMAFESQSENLFNNGLIIGLPLLIGIIVAYLPQDILATFPAYITPVIGNGFVMGVITVLIMEHIIFTKNVN is encoded by the coding sequence ATGGATTTTAAATACAAGCTAGAGGATCGACCACCAATTGGCGAGCTATTACTATTTGGATTACAGTGGTTAATTCTAGCTATTCCACCTTTAATAATAATAGGAATTGTTGTTGCTTCACTTCACTTTACTGATATATCAGCGCAAATAATATATATGCAAAAAGTTTTTTTTGTAATGTCAGTTTTACTTTTAGTACAGCTTTTTTGGGGTCATAGACTTCCGTTAATTACCGGCCCAGCTGGTGTATTATTAATCGGAATAATAGCTACTCAAGCTGAAACAATGAGCACGGTATATACTTCTATTTTTATTGGAGGATTTGTATTAGCTTTTTTAGCTATAACAGGTCTTTTTAATTTTATAAAAATGTTATTCACCTCTAGAGTAATTGCTGTCATATTGTTATTAATTGCATTTACACTAACACCTACGATTATGGATTTAATTATAGATATAAACAGTACAGTATCACCTACAATTAATTTGATTTTCGCCTTACTTTTTATATTAGTTATCTTTCTTATTAGCAAGTATATTAGTGGAATTTTAAAATCCACCTTAGTAATCTGGGCTATAATATTTGGTAGTTTGTTATATACTTTTATATTCCCTCAGTACAATTATGTAATTGATTTTGCTAATTTAAATCTTATATCTTGGTATATAACTCCTGTTGATTTTAAATTTTCTATAAATATAAGTGTTATATTAGCATTTTTAGTTTCCTTCCTAGCATTATCTATAAATGATTTAGGGTCAATACAATCAACTGGAAGTATAGTTCAGGCTGACAATATGGATAAGAGAACTACCAAAGGAATTTTTTTTACTGGAGTAGGGAATATGTTAGCAGGACTATACGGTGTAATTGGACCAGTTAATTTTTCTTTAAGCCCAGGAATAATTACTGCTACTAGCTGTGCATCTAGGTATACTTTAATACCTGCTGGTTTAGGTTTATTGTTATTATCTTTTTCACCATTGTTTATTGGATTAATAACTAATATACCATCAGTAATAATTGGAAGTGTACTAATATATTTAATGACATCTCAAGTTGCAGCAGGTTTAATGATGGCTTTTGAAAGCCAAAGCGAAAATTTATTTAATAATGGGCTAATAATAGGTTTGCCTTTACTAATTGGAATTATCGTTGCCTATTTACCACAAGATATATTGGCGACATTTCCAGCTTACATAACACCAGTAATAGGAAATGGTTTTGTAATGGGAGTTATAACAGTATTAATAATGGAACATATTATATTTACTAAAAATGTTAATTAA
- the uvsE gene encoding UV DNA damage repair endonuclease UvsE gives MIIRFGYVAMSAILKDCSPSKTITVANLSKINNKQLRHEKLLALAKQNIKNTQRLFYHNKAHGIQLFRITSKLIPLATHNVVDQWDWVNDLRSDLKLLGDFAKKNKFRISAHPDHFTLLNSPKKEILESSIRDLEYHHLILESMGLDYSSKLVIHVGGSYKNKLESIKRFIANHHNIPKHLKQRIVLENDDKTYTSNEVLNICKELQIPMVLDIHHHWCNNDGDDVANYLIDVFNTWKNEPYPPKIHISSPKNEKSFRSHADNIDLHFFLNFLNKAKEINRDFDVMIEAKNKDLALFNLMNELREVDNIKFLGESIIEI, from the coding sequence TTGATTATTAGATTTGGTTATGTAGCTATGTCCGCGATTTTGAAAGACTGTTCTCCATCAAAAACTATTACAGTTGCAAACCTTTCAAAAATTAATAATAAACAATTAAGGCATGAAAAATTATTAGCATTAGCTAAACAAAACATAAAAAATACTCAGCGACTTTTTTATCACAATAAAGCACATGGCATACAACTATTTCGTATAACCTCAAAATTAATCCCATTAGCAACACATAATGTTGTTGACCAATGGGATTGGGTTAATGATTTAAGAAGTGATTTGAAGTTATTAGGCGATTTTGCCAAAAAAAACAAATTTAGAATTAGCGCACATCCTGACCATTTTACACTGTTAAACTCACCTAAGAAAGAAATACTAGAAAGTTCTATTAGAGATTTAGAATATCATCATCTAATTTTAGAAAGTATGGGATTAGATTATTCATCTAAACTTGTAATACATGTTGGAGGAAGTTATAAGAACAAATTAGAATCTATAAAAAGATTTATAGCAAATCACCATAATATACCGAAACATCTAAAACAAAGAATAGTATTAGAAAATGATGATAAAACATATACCTCAAATGAAGTGCTAAATATTTGCAAAGAACTTCAAATTCCTATGGTTTTAGATATTCATCATCATTGGTGTAATAATGACGGTGATGATGTTGCCAACTACTTAATAGATGTTTTTAATACATGGAAAAATGAACCTTATCCACCTAAAATACATATTTCTAGTCCCAAAAACGAAAAATCCTTTCGCAGTCATGCAGATAATATTGATTTACATTTCTTTCTAAACTTCTTGAATAAAGCTAAGGAAATTAATCGAGATTTTGATGTAATGATAGAGGCTAAAAATAAAGATTTAGCATTATTTAATTTAATGAACGAATTAAGAGAAGTAGATAATATTAAATTTTTAGGTGAGAGTATAATAGAAATATAA
- a CDS encoding NAD(P)/FAD-dependent oxidoreductase → MKIAIMGAGLAGLSCAICLERKGIQPIIFEKHHRVGERFPNVEAVIELMHRPIKNSLAYINKISGINLQPTSMIHTIEVNSPNKKALIKGSNIGYTTIRGHDMRSWECQLESQLKTKIHFEQQHDLKDLKNDFDYVVVATGDAIIPLNMGLWKSDIEPFLKGCIVKGNFNTGSIRIWFNQNLSKQGYVFFLPFDENEACLSVAAGPSSHEEIDKLWEKTVDYLNIDPLPNTTFKVEEMRIGKIRTRQLDNIIFIGNSGGFIEPFAGFGQITSIISGIQAAESIINGKNYNNLTKWYDKLYEDSLALRHSLNQFNNDDFDEIISLINMHQIQNFILNPSLSPISLAAKLLTSKEKFKNKL, encoded by the coding sequence TTGAAAATAGCAATAATGGGTGCAGGATTAGCTGGATTGTCATGTGCAATTTGTCTAGAAAGAAAAGGTATACAACCAATTATTTTTGAAAAACATCATAGGGTAGGAGAAAGGTTTCCTAATGTTGAAGCTGTGATTGAATTAATGCATAGGCCAATTAAAAATAGCTTAGCTTATATTAATAAAATTTCAGGTATTAATTTACAACCAACAAGTATGATTCATACTATAGAAGTAAATTCACCGAATAAAAAAGCTTTAATAAAAGGGAGTAATATAGGATATACCACTATCCGCGGACATGACATGCGTTCTTGGGAATGCCAATTAGAAAGTCAGTTAAAAACAAAAATACATTTTGAGCAACAACATGATTTGAAGGATCTAAAAAATGATTTTGACTATGTTGTAGTAGCAACAGGTGATGCAATAATTCCTTTAAATATGGGTTTATGGAAATCTGATATTGAGCCTTTTTTAAAAGGATGTATTGTAAAAGGCAATTTCAACACTGGTTCAATAAGAATATGGTTTAATCAAAATTTAAGTAAGCAAGGTTATGTTTTCTTCCTGCCATTTGATGAAAATGAAGCTTGTCTTTCGGTGGCTGCTGGCCCTTCATCTCATGAAGAAATAGATAAGCTTTGGGAAAAAACGGTTGATTATCTTAATATAGATCCATTACCAAACACTACTTTTAAAGTAGAAGAAATGCGTATAGGAAAGATTCGTACACGTCAACTTGATAATATTATATTTATCGGGAACTCAGGAGGTTTTATAGAACCCTTTGCTGGATTTGGACAGATAACATCTATAATTAGTGGTATTCAAGCAGCAGAGTCGATTATTAATGGCAAGAATTATAATAACTTAACAAAATGGTATGATAAACTTTATGAAGATTCACTAGCTTTACGCCATTCATTAAATCAATTTAATAATGATGATTTTGATGAAATTATCTCATTAATAAATATGCATCAAATTCAAAATTTTATTTTAAATCCCTCTTTATCGCCTATATCACTTGCTGCAAAATTATTAACGAGTAAGGAAAAGTTTAAAAACAAATTATAA
- a CDS encoding universal stress protein: protein MFEKVLFPVDINKEMKKIIKDFNLIDSLGIKKINLLNVINSGLTKKEHVQKELSIFADTLKVCRDVEISVEIAEGHVATEITRIAREQNYDLIYLPSSYKNIMSQTFLGSVTSDIVRLTDSPTFIHKIFPKDLQPLVMNNILFATDFKEGANKAIPFIYDIGTHSTRLIIQHVGRRAADPLTEKQRIRWVEQNLMFLKENFSPYFNEIILNCAIGVPSVEINRLSSKEKIDLIIVGRSNYSFKKKLLGSTSERLVNTTRSSLLLIP, encoded by the coding sequence TTGTTTGAAAAAGTCCTTTTTCCCGTTGACATAAATAAAGAAATGAAAAAAATTATTAAAGATTTTAATTTAATAGATAGTTTAGGTATTAAAAAGATAAATCTACTTAATGTGATAAATAGTGGTTTAACTAAAAAAGAACATGTGCAAAAAGAATTATCTATATTTGCAGATACTCTTAAAGTTTGTCGAGATGTCGAAATAAGTGTGGAAATAGCAGAAGGTCATGTGGCTACAGAAATTACTAGAATAGCAAGAGAACAAAATTATGACCTTATTTATCTTCCCAGTTCTTACAAAAATATAATGTCACAAACGTTTTTGGGGAGTGTTACAAGTGATATAGTTAGATTAACTGATTCCCCTACCTTTATCCATAAGATTTTTCCTAAAGATTTGCAACCCTTAGTTATGAATAATATTTTATTTGCAACTGATTTTAAAGAAGGTGCCAATAAAGCAATTCCTTTTATTTATGATATTGGAACCCACTCAACCAGATTAATTATTCAACATGTAGGTAGAAGGGCTGCTGATCCTTTAACTGAAAAACAACGCATAAGATGGGTCGAACAAAATTTAATGTTTTTAAAAGAAAATTTTTCACCATATTTTAATGAAATAATACTTAATTGTGCTATTGGAGTTCCATCTGTTGAGATAAATAGATTATCATCTAAGGAAAAAATAGATTTAATTATAGTTGGGAGAAGTAATTATTCATTTAAAAAGAAATTACTTGGATCTACCTCTGAAAGATTAGTTAATACTACTAGGTCATCATTACTTTTAATACCTTAA
- a CDS encoding glycine betaine uptake BCCT transporter, translated as MFKNIVFRTSLFIILLIAAIGIYNPILLEEISTTIYTYIIEWFGWTYQLIVFLFLIFCIGLAFSKYGNVKLGKDHEKAQYSYFAWLSMLFAAGMGIGLIFWGVAEPLSHFMNPPDHIPNTSGDAAAFAMRYSFFHWGLQAWAIYIVMSLSLAYFTFRRDMPPLISSTFYPLLGDKIYGYPGHLINVLAIFATVFGVATSLGLGALQINSGLSMLYGIPDSIQFTIIIIGVLTILFLISGVIGLDKGMQIISKFNMLLALLLLLFIVIIGPTTYIFNVFISTLGEYTNRLLEMSLQTFPFQGYDWTQAWTMFYWAWWIAWSPFVGLFIARISRGRTIKEFILGALFVPTLITFIWFSVFGGTALNLELNKGIAIANAATNEASTALFIMFQQFPFSEILSIIAVILLVLFFITSADAATFVLGIMSSNGDMHPRPIKKLVWGLTQSILAAVLLISGGLVALQQMSIAAALPFSLIMVLMCYNLLVALYEEKNNPYL; from the coding sequence ATGTTTAAAAATATTGTTTTTAGAACATCTTTATTTATAATTTTGCTAATAGCTGCCATAGGCATTTATAATCCTATATTACTAGAAGAAATATCTACAACAATTTATACTTACATTATTGAATGGTTTGGTTGGACTTATCAGCTCATTGTTTTTCTGTTTTTAATATTTTGTATAGGTTTAGCATTTAGTAAATACGGTAATGTTAAATTAGGCAAAGATCATGAGAAAGCCCAATATAGCTATTTTGCATGGCTTAGCATGTTATTTGCTGCTGGAATGGGAATAGGCTTAATATTTTGGGGTGTTGCAGAGCCTTTGTCTCATTTCATGAATCCACCAGACCACATTCCAAATACTTCTGGAGATGCTGCAGCTTTTGCAATGAGATATAGTTTTTTTCATTGGGGTTTACAGGCTTGGGCTATATATATCGTTATGAGTCTCTCTCTTGCATATTTTACGTTTAGGCGTGATATGCCACCGTTAATAAGTTCTACATTTTACCCTTTGTTAGGAGATAAAATTTATGGTTATCCAGGGCATTTAATTAATGTCTTAGCGATTTTTGCTACGGTATTTGGAGTTGCAACATCTTTAGGCTTAGGAGCACTTCAAATTAATAGTGGCTTATCTATGCTATATGGTATACCCGATAGTATACAATTCACCATAATTATTATTGGAGTATTGACTATACTTTTTTTAATATCGGGAGTTATAGGTTTAGATAAAGGTATGCAAATAATTAGTAAATTTAATATGTTATTAGCATTATTACTTTTACTATTCATAGTAATAATTGGACCAACAACCTATATATTTAATGTATTTATTAGCACGTTAGGTGAATATACTAATCGGCTATTAGAAATGAGTTTACAAACGTTCCCTTTCCAAGGATATGATTGGACTCAAGCATGGACAATGTTTTATTGGGCATGGTGGATAGCATGGTCACCTTTCGTGGGACTATTTATTGCTAGAATATCTCGTGGTAGAACCATAAAAGAGTTTATATTAGGAGCTCTATTTGTTCCTACATTAATAACCTTTATATGGTTTAGTGTATTTGGAGGAACTGCTCTTAATTTAGAATTGAACAAAGGAATAGCAATTGCTAATGCAGCTACTAATGAAGCATCAACAGCTTTATTTATAATGTTTCAGCAGTTTCCATTTTCAGAAATATTATCAATAATTGCAGTAATATTATTAGTTTTATTTTTTATTACATCAGCAGATGCAGCTACTTTTGTACTAGGAATAATGTCGTCAAATGGAGATATGCATCCTAGACCAATTAAAAAACTTGTTTGGGGGCTAACTCAGTCAATTCTAGCTGCTGTTCTATTAATATCGGGAGGATTAGTAGCTCTACAACAAATGTCTATTGCTGCAGCTCTTCCCTTTTCATTAATAATGGTGTTAATGTGTTATAATTTACTAGTCGCTTTATATGAAGAAAAAAACAATCCATATTTATAA
- the cysK gene encoding cysteine synthase A, protein MKIANNITELIGKTPLLKLINYSKKNNLSNSLIAKLEYFNPAGSVKDRIAYAMILDAEEKELINKETVLIEPTSGNTGVALAAIATSRGYKLILTMPETMSIERKLLFEALGAELVLTPGEKGMSGAIRKAENLNKSIENSYIMQQFNNMANPDIHRKTTANEILADTAGNIDVFIAGVGTGGTITGVGEILKSLNSDIKIIAVEPLSSPVLSGGKPSAHKIQGIGAGFIPEVLNTEIIDEIITVENEDAFKAARLVAKSEGLIVGISSGATLHAATEIARRDNYINKNIVVLLPDTGERYLSCELYKVE, encoded by the coding sequence ATGAAAATTGCTAATAACATAACTGAATTAATTGGTAAAACACCATTACTTAAACTTATAAACTATAGTAAAAAGAATAACCTATCAAATTCTCTAATTGCTAAACTAGAATATTTTAATCCTGCAGGAAGCGTAAAAGATAGAATAGCATATGCAATGATTTTAGATGCTGAAGAAAAAGAGTTAATTAATAAGGAAACAGTTCTTATTGAACCTACTAGTGGTAATACAGGTGTAGCATTAGCAGCTATTGCTACATCTAGAGGATATAAGCTTATTTTAACAATGCCTGAAACAATGAGTATAGAACGTAAGCTTTTATTTGAAGCACTTGGTGCTGAATTAGTATTAACACCAGGTGAAAAGGGAATGAGTGGTGCTATAAGAAAAGCAGAAAATCTAAATAAATCTATAGAAAACTCTTATATAATGCAACAGTTTAACAATATGGCTAATCCAGATATACACCGTAAAACAACAGCTAATGAAATACTAGCTGATACGGCAGGAAATATTGACGTATTTATTGCTGGAGTAGGTACAGGTGGAACAATAACTGGAGTTGGTGAAATACTAAAAAGTTTAAATTCTGATATAAAAATTATTGCTGTTGAGCCTTTAAGTTCACCTGTTTTATCTGGTGGCAAACCTTCTGCTCATAAGATTCAGGGTATTGGTGCCGGTTTTATACCTGAAGTTTTAAATACTGAAATTATAGATGAAATTATTACAGTAGAAAATGAAGATGCTTTTAAGGCTGCACGTTTAGTAGCAAAATCAGAAGGTCTTATTGTAGGTATTTCTTCTGGTGCTACTCTACATGCAGCAACCGAGATTGCACGTAGAGATAATTATATTAATAAAAACATTGTTGTTTTATTGCCTGATACAGGGGAACGATATTTGTCATGTGAATTGTATAAAGTTGAATAA
- the nifU gene encoding Fe-S cluster assembly scaffold protein NifU, with amino-acid sequence MYSEKVLDHFMNPRNSGNLEKANGIGEVGNATCGDIMHIKINVEGNIVKDAKFKTFGCAAAIATSSIITEMVKGKTIEEAKQITNKSVAKELDGLPAAKMHCSNLAADALNKAIEDYLKR; translated from the coding sequence ATGTATAGTGAAAAAGTATTAGATCATTTTATGAATCCTAGAAATAGTGGTAATTTAGAAAAAGCTAATGGAATTGGCGAAGTTGGTAATGCTACATGTGGAGATATAATGCATATAAAAATAAATGTAGAAGGAAATATTGTTAAGGATGCAAAATTTAAAACTTTTGGTTGTGCTGCTGCCATAGCTACTAGCAGTATTATAACTGAAATGGTTAAAGGTAAAACTATAGAAGAAGCAAAGCAAATAACTAATAAATCAGTTGCTAAAGAGCTTGATGGATTACCTGCAGCAAAAATGCACTGTTCAAATTTAGCTGCAGATGCACTTAATAAAGCAATTGAAGATTATTTAAAACGTTAA
- the nifS gene encoding cysteine desulfurase NifS encodes MNLIYMDHGATTPVDVEVFEKMKPYFCEMFGNPSSVYSLGQKSKHAIEEARNNIANLLNASSDEIYFTSGGTEANNQAIISYMLANRHKGNHFITSMIEHPAVLETCKYLEKNGFEITLLPVDQYGLVSKAELKNAIKNSTSLVSIMHSNNEIGTIQPIRELVEIAHEAGSAFHTDAVQSMGKILVDVKELGVDLLSASSHKLYGPKGIGCLYIKKKTKIEKFIHGGSQERNLRSGTENVSGIVGFGEAARLAKLNLKSRNDKINNLTKQLQDTIIDNIPDTFVTGHPDCKLPGVLSLCFKYIEGESIILMLDAKGIMASSGSACTSGALEPSHVLRAIGLPHEIAHGSLRLTLGKDNTEKEIKFVANTLIEIVNKLREMSPLFLRGGE; translated from the coding sequence ATGAACTTAATATACATGGATCATGGTGCTACAACTCCAGTTGATGTTGAAGTCTTTGAAAAAATGAAACCATATTTTTGTGAGATGTTTGGTAATCCATCTAGTGTTTATTCATTAGGACAAAAATCAAAACATGCTATCGAAGAAGCTAGAAATAACATAGCTAATTTGTTAAACGCATCTTCAGATGAAATTTATTTTACTAGCGGAGGTACAGAAGCTAATAACCAAGCTATAATATCATATATGTTAGCTAATCGTCACAAAGGAAATCATTTTATTACATCTATGATTGAGCACCCTGCAGTTTTAGAAACTTGTAAGTACTTAGAAAAGAATGGTTTTGAAATAACTTTGTTACCAGTAGACCAATATGGACTTGTAAGTAAAGCAGAACTTAAAAATGCTATAAAAAATTCTACTTCTTTAGTTTCTATTATGCACTCAAACAATGAAATTGGCACTATTCAACCTATAAGGGAGTTAGTAGAAATAGCTCATGAAGCAGGAAGTGCATTTCATACTGATGCTGTACAATCTATGGGCAAAATCTTAGTTGATGTTAAGGAATTAGGAGTAGATTTACTATCAGCATCTAGTCATAAACTATACGGACCTAAGGGAATTGGATGTTTATATATAAAGAAAAAAACAAAAATAGAAAAATTTATACATGGTGGTAGTCAAGAACGTAATCTTAGGTCAGGAACAGAAAACGTTTCAGGTATAGTTGGCTTTGGTGAAGCTGCTAGATTAGCAAAATTAAACCTGAAATCACGTAATGATAAAATTAATAATCTAACTAAACAATTACAAGATACTATTATTGATAATATACCTGATACTTTTGTAACTGGTCATCCTGATTGTAAATTACCTGGTGTATTGAGTTTATGTTTTAAATATATAGAAGGTGAATCAATTATATTAATGCTTGATGCTAAAGGAATTATGGCTTCAAGTGGTTCAGCTTGTACTTCAGGTGCTTTAGAACCATCACACGTTCTTCGTGCCATTGGACTACCACATGAAATTGCACATGGTTCATTACGATTGACCTTAGGAAAAGATAATACTGAAAAGGAAATTAAATTCGTTGCAAATACATTAATTGAAATTGTAAACAAATTAAGAGAAATGTCACCGTTATTTTTAAGAGGAGGAGAATAA
- a CDS encoding RrF2 family transcriptional regulator, whose translation MKFSTKSRYGLRAMIEIASNENNDPIPSKTIAQRQDLSVRYLEQLLLPLKQAGLLKSIRGSQGGYILGKKPSEITVLDIIRVLEGPIAPVDCVNESSPEKCNRFESCVTKNIWYKVRDCVTDILNSYTLKDLLNEQKSIKF comes from the coding sequence TTGAAATTTTCTACTAAAAGCAGGTATGGCTTAAGAGCTATGATTGAAATTGCATCTAATGAAAACAATGACCCAATTCCGAGTAAAACAATAGCCCAAAGACAAGATTTATCGGTACGTTATTTAGAACAGTTATTATTACCATTAAAACAAGCAGGTTTACTAAAAAGTATACGTGGCTCTCAAGGTGGTTATATTTTAGGTAAAAAACCATCTGAAATTACTGTTTTAGATATTATTCGTGTTCTCGAAGGTCCAATAGCACCTGTTGATTGTGTAAATGAATCTTCTCCAGAGAAATGCAACCGTTTTGAAAGTTGTGTAACAAAAAATATATGGTATAAAGTGCGTGATTGTGTAACAGATATATTAAACTCTTATACTTTGAAAGATTTATTAAATGAACAAAAATCAATAAAATTTTAA
- a CDS encoding YkuS family protein, with protein MDSKLVAVEGNLSHVKDYLNTNGYQVIPVEDAFEKQILAVVISGADENLMGMQELAVKVPVINALGKTPEQILTDITSQ; from the coding sequence ATGGATAGCAAATTAGTAGCTGTAGAAGGTAATTTAAGTCATGTTAAAGATTATCTTAATACAAATGGGTATCAAGTAATACCTGTAGAAGATGCATTCGAAAAACAAATATTAGCGGTTGTTATTTCAGGTGCAGATGAAAATTTAATGGGTATGCAAGAATTAGCCGTAAAAGTACCCGTTATAAATGCTCTAGGAAAAACACCTGAACAAATATTAACAGATATTACAAGTCAATAA